In Deltaproteobacteria bacterium, the following proteins share a genomic window:
- a CDS encoding cupin domain-containing protein — protein sequence MESANVIQKKEFKEEGVNKVTYIKTDQIVADTYYFKPNQVLAYHRHPEGDQIFFVHEGEGTFCLDDGKEECLALQPGVIVLAPKGVWHKITAKTEFVVSQSTRQPAGMEPRK from the coding sequence ATGGAAAGTGCAAATGTAATCCAGAAAAAGGAATTCAAGGAAGAAGGGGTGAATAAGGTAACATATATAAAGACAGACCAGATAGTGGCAGATACTTATTATTTTAAGCCTAATCAGGTTCTTGCATATCACAGACACCCTGAAGGTGACCAGATATTCTTTGTGCATGAAGGAGAGGGCACATTCTGTCTTGATGATGGCAAAGAAGAATGTCTTGCACTTCAACCGGGTGTTATTGTTCTTGCACCCAAGGGCGTATGGCACAAGATAACTGCAAAGACTGAATTTGTTGTGTCCCAGTCAACAAGACAGCCAGCAGGGATGGAACCGAGGAAATAA
- a CDS encoding antitoxin family protein translates to MPRTIEAIYEDGVFKPVKKVKLSEHERVELTIKGFKHKKKFLWRGALKGREETSVELQHKAKEMW, encoded by the coding sequence ATGCCGAGAACCATAGAAGCAATATATGAAGATGGCGTCTTTAAGCCCGTTAAAAAGGTAAAACTCTCCGAACATGAGAGGGTAGAGCTTACTATTAAGGGGTTTAAGCATAAGAAAAAATTCTTGTGGCGTGGCGCCTTGAAGGGCAGAGAGGAAACATCCGTGGAATTACAGCATAAAGCGAAAGAAATGTGGTAA
- a CDS encoding TonB-dependent receptor plug domain-containing protein — translation MRKIQMSIVVFFAALLFFSFFSILIMPKDAMAEEKKEATVLEPIEVIGEKVELFSGKVSTERIEELQPTDIGDLLKKDVEGITIIRRSGAAFDPVLRGLSKDRLNALIDGGFLFGACANRMDPPTFHITPYGVEDVEVTKDLLLKIDR, via the coding sequence ATGAGAAAAATTCAAATGTCAATTGTAGTATTTTTTGCAGCATTACTTTTCTTTTCATTTTTCAGCATCCTAATCATGCCGAAGGATGCCATGGCAGAGGAGAAAAAAGAGGCAACAGTATTAGAACCCATAGAGGTTATCGGAGAAAAAGTTGAACTTTTCAGCGGCAAGGTATCTACTGAAAGGATTGAAGAGCTTCAGCCAACAGATATTGGAGACCTTCTTAAAAAAGATGTAGAAGGGATAACAATTATTAGAAGGTCGGGCGCTGCCTTTGACCCTGTGCTCCGGGGATTGAGCAAGGATAGACTTAATGCACTGATAGATGGAGGCTTCCTCTTTGGCGCATGTGCAAACAGGATGGACCCGCCAACCTTTCATATTACCCCTTATGGAGTTGAAGATGTTGAGGTGACAAAAGATTTACTATTGAAGATAGACAGATGA